The bacterium DNA window ACACGTAAAACGGCGGCCAACTGGCCGCCGTTTTACGTTTATTGCATGTTCTTTTGCTTGGGGGGCGCGCTGGCGGGCAAGCGGTAGCGGGATAGCACGCCGTTATTGGTCGTGGTGATGTAATACGTGCGCGAGTTGAAGGAGTTCAACACACCGGGGTCGGTGTAACTGAGCGTGTTCGAGGTGCCGATGTCCGTATAGGGGCCTTCGACGCCGGGCGCACGGTAGATATGGAACGGGATGTTATCGGGATTGGCCGTCCAAGTCAGCACGATGTCATTACCGGAATGTGAAATCACGAGCACGGGGCCGACGAGGAAGGTATCGATCAACGTGGGGCTCCAGAATCCGAGTTCATCGCGGAAGCGAATACCGAAGGCGTGAAAGCCAACAGGCAGTCCGGTGAGAACTGAGAGTGTGGATTCGGAACCTTCATCCCACGTTCCATCCTGCGGGAGCGTGATCGGCACGCCATTGCCGACGCCCGGATCCACGTTGACGAAATACTCGGCGCCATTCAAGCGGGCCGTCGCGCTGGCCCCGGCGCCGCTCCAGACGAAGAAGGGGAGCTTCTCGGTATTGCTGTAGCGGCCGTCAGCACTGATGTAGCGCAAATAGAAGTTGTGGGGACCGGGGCCGACGAAGTGCGGCACGAGCGATGCGAAGTTGACATTGGCTGCATCGGCGAGATCCACTTGCAGCGGCGTGTTGCTGTCAATCCAATATTGCAGCGACACAACATCCACAAGCTCAAGCGAGCCGTCAATTTCCTCATGCACGAAGACGTAGCGCGCTTCGGCGTTACTCCAGAAGCCGCGCGAATCGAGATAGCGCACGGCGAGTCTATGCGACTGGTTGACGGTGAGGCCGAGGGATGCGATCAGCGCGGCGTAGTTGATGCTTTGGCCGTCAGTGACATCCACGGCGACGGGGTTGACGCCGTCGAAGGAGTACTCGATATGGGTGATGTCGTAGTACTCGACGGAGCCGCCTTCGAGTTGGATCGCGAAGAAGTAGCGCGCCTCGGGATTGCTCCAGCGGCCGTCTTCGTCGAGATAGCGGACGGTGAATTTGTGATTCTGATTGGGAGTCAGACCGCCGACTGGAACCAAATCGTAGTAATCAACTTCGAAGTTGTTGCCCAAATCAATCAGCACGGGCGGCAGGGCGTCGAATTGATACTCGACGTGCGTGATGTCGCGGCTGTACCAGATGCCGGGAATTGGCTCGTGAATGAAGAAGTAGCGCGATTCGGTATTGCTGACGTAGCCGTTGGTGCCGATGTAGCGGATCGAGAATCTGTGGGCACGATTCGTGACCAGGCCGCTTGTCGGGATCAACGCGGCGAAGGTGACCTCAGGATCATCATTGATGTCCACGGTCGCGGCGGGCAGGTCGTCGAACCAGTATTGGGCGAGCGTGACATCCCGGCCCGCGAACACATTGGGGTCGGGCGTGTGCATGAAGAACGAGCGCCGTTCCGTGTTGCCCCATTGCCCTTCGTCAGAGCGATAACGCAGGAACAGATCGTGCGATTCGCCGGCCGGGAGCAAGTTCGTGGGCACAAGCAGCGCGGTGATATCAACCGTTTCGCCGGGTGTGATCGGAATATCGATTCCATTGCCCGGGCCGGGGTCGGTGTTAAAGAAATACTCGGCTTCGGTGACGGTGAGCGCGACGGTCAGGCTCGACCAGAACAGAAGCAGAGCGCAAAATGCGCGGATAAGCATGAGTATTAGAAACTCCGGCTTAGTAGCGCGGGCCGATACGACCGGAGGACGTGACGTTTACGCTATCGCCGACTTCGACGAGATTGTCAATGGTCAGGGTCAGGGCGAACGGAAAGGCGGTGATGCCATGATCCACCATCGGCTTGGGGCCGCCGTAGATGCCGAGGTCGGAGCGCGAGTTGTCAAGGTCGAGAATCGAGGGATAGCCGGCGTCCGTGCAGGCGAGGCCGCCGGTGTTGGTGTTCAGGTGCAAGTTAGAGACGCCGTATTCGTAGTTGCCCGCGTTGTTATAGCTGACAAACGGGTTGTTGTTACCAAGATCAATGTTGCTGGCAAAATTCGAGGGCCACGACGGCGCACCCGCTCCGGCGGCGGTATATTCGAAGACTGAGCCGACCGGTAGCTGGCCGTAGTTTGCTGCGCCATTCCAATCCCAGAAGATGTTATTGAGGCCGATCACTTGTGGAACACCCGTGAGCGCGAACGGCTGGACCCAATTGGTGAAGACGCAGTTGTAAAGTTCTACGGTGCCGTTATTCGTTCCGCTCAAGGCGGTATGCGCGGGCGATCCGGTCAGTGAGTTGAACACGGAATTGCGAACAACGGTGCTGGCATTGGCGTCGTTCTGGAAGAACATGGCGTGGTTGCCTTGGGCGTTGATCACGCAGTCGTTGACGAACAGCTCGCCGGCGGCCACGTAGAAGGGCATATAGCCATTGACAGGCGTGATATTGCAGCGTCGGATCGTAATAGAGTCGGCGCCGCTGTAGGTATAAACCGAGTACGAATTGAGCGGATTGATTTTGAAACCCTCGACTACCGAGCCGTTCACGAGTGTGCCACCCAAATGAATGTAGGCAACCCAGTTGCAGACGTCCCAGCCGGCACCGATGAGATGGAGGCGCTTGACGGTATTGCCTAAGATTTCCGAGTAATTGCCGGGTCCGACGACGATGGTGTCACCCGAAGTGGCGGCTTGGAAAGCGGCGTTGATCGTGCTGTAAGGTGCGGAGCCCGGGTTCCCAGAGACGTAGCGGATGTTGGCGAAAGCGCAAGTGCCCCAGACGGCGAGGCAGACGACGGCAAATCGAAGGAGAGACTGCATGCTGATCCGATTCCTTAATTGAATATGAAGAGAGTTCCAAAGCAGCGTGCAAGATAGTGAAGAAGTTGCGGGAATGCAACAGTAATAAGGGTCTGGAAAATTTCAAGATTTTCGATGACCCTGCATGAGTGAGAACGGGCGGCCCTGCCGGGCCGCCCAGTTGTCCGTATCTGCAATCCTCGCAGAAGTTACCGATCACCGTCCACCAACAGGTGCAAGGCGACCGCAGTGCCGCGCATGGATTCGGCTTGTCCATTCAACTGTTCCGCTGCGGCGGCGGATTCTTCGGCGCTGGCAGCATTGCTTTGCGTTGACGCGCCCATGTTATGAATGGCAGTGTTGACGATTTTGATGCCCTGCGCCTGCGAACCGGAAGCCGTGGAGATTTCGGAGACGAGCGCCGACACTTCTTCCGTAGCGCTGGAGACCCGCTCGAGGTTATCGCGGAGGTCGTTGACCATTTTGGCTCCCGAGCTGACGCGCTGCACAGTTTCTTCGATCAGCGAACTTGTGTCTTTGGCGGCGGCGGCGGCGCGCATCGAGAGATTGCGGACTTCTTCGACAACAACGGCGAATCCCTTGCCCGCTTCTCCCGCACGCGCGGCTTCAACGGCAGCGTTCAGGGCGAGCAGATTCGTCTGGAAGGCAATTTCATCAATTGTCTTAATGATTTTTGAGGTGTGGTCGGCGCTGGATTTGATGCTGTGCATTTCCTGATCCACCTTGACCGCATCGGCCGCAACGTTGCGAATGCTGGCACCGGATTCGGCCATCAGGCGGGCGGCGTTGGCGGCGTCGTCGGCATTGCGATTGATGGTTTCAGTCATCGTGTCCATTGTGGTACGGGTTTCGTCCAGTGAAGCGGCTTGCAAGCTCGCTCCCTGAGCGAGGGACTGGCTTGTCTGGGACACTTGGTTCGACGCCTGCGCAACTTGTTCAGCACCTTCGGTGATTTGCAGGACGATTCTGTGCAATGCAGTGCCGATGCGGCGGGCATTCATGACTGAGAAGAGCACCATGACCAGGGCGATCACAAGTCCGGCAACCAGCGTCATCCACTGCATGCGGCTGATCGAGGCGACCGCCAGATCGCGTGCTTCGTATGCGTCGTCCTTATACATAGAAGCTCCGATGACCCAGTCCCACGGTTTGAAGTATGCGATGGCGGCGACCTTGTCGCGTGCCACGGGGTCGTCGGCATTCTTCCAGGGGTATTCTTCGAAGTCCACCTGTCCGGTATTGAGGGCGAGGCCTTTCTTGACGACGTTTTGAATGAACAGATTGCCGTTGGAGTCTTTGGCATTCCAGATGTTTTCGCCGTCGCGCTTGCCGTCTTTTGAATGGACGTAGACGCCTTGATCGTCGCCGGATCCGCCGAGAATGTAGATATAGCCGCTCTTGCCGACTTTGACGCTGTTGACAGCGGCCATCAGCGATTCGACGGCTTCCTGTTTGACGCCAAAGAAAAGCATGCCGATCACGCGACCGGCTGAGTCTTTGAGCGGCTGATATGATGTTTCATACCAAGCATCGACGACGTAGGCACGGCCATCGAATCGTTGTCCGTTCAGTACGGCGCTAAGCACGGGGTTGTTCTTGCCGTCCGGGTTGACCGCTGGAATGTAGGTCCCGATGGCGCGCTGGCCATCTTTGCCAATGACGTTTGTGGCGACACGAATCATGTCACCACGGTCGTTCATGCGCTGGAAGATGGTGCAACAGCCTGAGCCGACTGCTGCTGCTTCGTCGACGATTGGGGATTCCGAAGTTGCGCTGCGGTTTTGGCCGAGCCAGCGGGAGCCGATCATGAAGCGCGGAATCTGCACTTCTGAACGTTCCTGATTGAACTGATTGACGGCGTTCCACGAGACGCGGTCGCCCGCGGCATGAATGCCGCCGTAGTCTTCCACGAGATTTTCTGCAGTAGCCAAACCTGTGTTGACCTGTTGGCGTATGAGGTCGCGCGAGACTTGACAAAGGTTGGCGACGTCGGTCGCGAGCTGTCCGAGCTGATCCCGATTGAGCTTGTCAATCTGCGAAACGATTTGTTCTGCAGCATTACGCTTCTGGATCGTGACGATGGACAAGACGACGAGAATCGGCAGGACAGTCGAGACGATTGCAAGCGCTGCGATTTTCTGCTTCAGGCTAAGTGTGATAACCATGGCGTGAAAGGTCCCCGTTGTTTCACAAGTTTTGTGCGAATTTGCGCAAGAGTGAAATGAACCTTGCACACCGTTGGGTTAGGCAAATGGCGAGCCAAGTCCGGCTCAAAGCAACTGACCACAGCCGTAAGTTGGGGAAAGTTATTTATCGCTGTAATTGCTCGTAAAAAATGACAATTACAGGAATTCACCGGCTTTGTCGCAGGTCAGAACGTGACTCAGGGCTGACGAAAGTAAACTGCGGGTCAGTATTCAAGCCAGTGGTTCCGGTTTGGTCGTTGGAGGATTGAAACGACTTCCTTGGAGAAACAACAGACCCTCGGTTTCCCGAGGGTCTGTGTCGCCATCCGCCGAAGGCAAATTTCCTCAAATGTCTAACATACAAATCGTTACAAATCTCTCCGACTTCTTGCTCCGCGTATTCGTCTTTCTCGTTGCCTGCACGGCCGAATGAGTCTGGCTGTAATATGGCAACCCTGTGTGCGGTAGTCAAGGAGTCTAAGGGTGAGAAATGAGAAAATCGGGAGGACAATCTAACTCGCAATTGTCCATAATTACGGGATTTCAATACGATGGACACAGAGGCAGCACGAAATGTTCGCCTCTACCGGTGGTCAGTTTTGGGTGGGGGTGATTTGACTTAAGTTTAAAATAAACAGTCGGTGTGTGGGGAGTATTGGGAAATGCGGGGCGTGGACTTGCATCTCTGCCACAAAGGGGTTAGAATGCAGTCTCACAATATGTAGCAGTCGGGTCTCGGACTGGCAAACAAACACTTTCCCGTTGAGGAGCGCGTACGCATGAAGCAATGGATTCGCAGGGTTTCCGGGGTGATGGTCACGCTGATGGCCGGGGTATGGGCAGCATCTGCGGCAGATATGCCGCAACGTTCGGAGATTGAAGACAAGTACAAGTGGGACTTGTCGGCAATGTATGCGAACACCGAGGCATGGGAAGCGGACTACAAGTTTGTGGAGAGCAAGATTCCGGAACTGGAAGCCTTTAAGGGGAAGGTTTCGAAGACGGGCAAGGATTTGAAGGCGTATCTGGATCTGGCCGTTGAGATCGGCGGCCACAATGAGAATTTGTACACGTACGCGAACATGTCGCACCATTTGGACACGCGGGTATCTGAGAATATCGAGCTGCGTGACCGCGCGGATGTCTTGGGTTCGAAGTGGGGTTCGGCGAATTCGTGGTTTTCTCCGGAGCTGACGACGATTCCGGTGGCGACGCTTGAGAAGTGGTACAAGAGTGTGCCGGGTCTGGACCTTTATCGTCAGTTCATAGACAACGAACTGCGGCAGAAGGCGCACACGCTTTCGACGGAAGAAGAGATGCTGATGTCCATGACGGGCGAGATGATCAACCTGTCGGAGTCGGCGGCGGAAGCTCTGCGCAACACGGACATTGAATTTCCGGAGATCAAGGGTGACGACGGCAAGATGGTTCGGTTGTCGGAGGGTCGCTACCGGGCGCTGCTTGAGTCGGATAAGCCGCAGGTTCGGCGCGATGCGGCGATGGCGCTGCACAATGAATACATGCAGTACAAGAACACATTTGCTTCGCTGATGGGCGCAAACGTGGCTGCGGAAGTATTTCAAGCGCGTGCGCGCGGTTACAATTCGGCGCTGCACATGGCGGTTGACAACGACAACGTTGACACGACGGTGTATCTGAATTTAATTTCGACGGTAAAGGCGAATTTGGAGCCGCTGCACAAGTACTCGCGGCTGCGCCGTGAGACGCTGGATCTGAAGGAATTGCACATGTACGACTACAGCGCGCCGATCGTGGGTGAGGCGCCGCACTGGGAGTACGAAGACGGCATCACGACGATCAAGGCGGCGCTGCAGCCGCTGGGTCCGGACTACATGGCCGGCGTGGACAAGATTTTCAGCAACCGTTGGGTGGATGTTTACGAGACTGAAGCCAAGCGCAGCGGCGCGTATTCGTGGGGCAGCTATCGCAGTCATCCGTACATGCTGTTGAACTATCACGGCACTCTGGACGACGTGTTCACGAACGCGCACGAGCTGGGGCACACGATGCACACGTACTTGACGTACGGGAACCAGCCGCAGATTTACGCGGACTACGCGATCTTCGTCGCGGAAGTGGCTTCGACGTTCAATGAGGCGCTGCTGATAGACCATATGCTGGCGACGGAGACGGATCCTGAGAAGAAGCTGGTCTATGTGAATCAGTTCCTGGACAACATTCATGGGACGATCATTCGGCAGACGCTGTTCGCGGAGTTTGAGTTGGAGATGCACCGGATGTACGAGCGCGGGGAGCCGTTGACGGCGGAGTCGCTGGCAGAGCTCTATCGCGGCATTCTGGAATCCTACTATTCGCCCGAGGTGACGATTGACGAACAGTACGGCTACACGTGGCTGCGGATTCCGCACTTCTATTCGAACTTCTACGTGTACAAGTATGCGACGTCCATGGCGGCGGCGCTGGCGCTGGCGGATCGCGTGGAGAATGGCGGCGAGCAGGAGTTGAACGACTACCTCGGCTTCCTCAAGGGCGGCTCGTCGAAGTACCCGCTGGAGTTGCTGAACGGTGCGGGCGTGGATATGTCGAGTCCGGCGCCGATTGAAGCGGCGATGCGGACGTTTTCGCGTCTGGTAGATGAGCTTGAAGTGCTGTTGGCGGAGCAGGACGCGCGCGACAACGCGGGCAAAGAGAAGCCGCGCCGCTCAAGCCAGGACTAATTTCTTGCGGACGATTGGAAATACAAAGCCCCCGGCGTGATGCCGGGGGCTTTTGTCATTACAGCGGCGGTCGTTACTTTTCGATCACGCCGACGACTTCAAGGAAATCGAGGTCGTGCCAGAGGGACGTCCAGCAATCTTCGGTGCGGACGCCGATGGCGTAGCTGGAATCGAGCGCGATGACTTTGCGCAATTGGTTTAGAGCGAGTTCTTTTTCGCCGGCGCGGGCGAGGTGGCAGCCAAAGTGCCAGATGGCCTGTCTGTTTTGCGGATCGAGGCGCTCGGCATTACGATAGGCGACGAGGGCTTCGGGGTCGCGGTCGAGTTTCTCGAGCATTAGTGCGCGACCATGCCATGCTTGCGAGTGGTCGGGGTTATACTTGAGCGCGGAATCAAACCAGACGAGGCCGGAATCAAAGTCCTCATAGGAATATTGATCCCAACCGAGCTCGGCGAAATCGTCGGCGAGAAAGAGCGAGTCGTCGCGGGACGAAGCGGGCACGGACTGAACGCCGGGCTGCGAGTGGTCGGGACGATTGCAGGCCGCGGCAATGAATAGGAGAATGAATAGCCAGCGCATGCTTACCTCAGGAGCTTGGCAATGACGCGCGGACCGCGATAGATGAAGGCCGTATAAATTTGCGCGAGATCGGCTCCAGCGGCAAGCGCCTGATTGAGTTGCGTGGGCGAGGAGATACCGCCTACGGCAATCACGGTCGCCTGCGGCGATAATTCTGCGCGAACGATTTTCAGGCACTCGTGCATGCGGTCGAAGATTGGCGCGCCGGACAGGCCGCCGCGATCAAGTGAGGCCGCGCGCGGAACGAGATTGCGGCGTATGGAGGTGTTGGCGCAGACGATGCCGGCCAGTCCGAGCTCGGTGACGACCTGCGCCGCAGTGCGCACATCTTCGTCGGTGAGATCGGGCGCGATCTTTAACAGGAGCGGTTTCTTGCCGCCGGTGATAGCCAGTAGCGGTGCGAGGAGTTGGCGCAAGCTGTCAGGCTCTTGCAGAGTGCGCAGTCCGACGGTGTTCGGTGAGGAAACGTTGACGACGAAGTAGTCGCCGTGGTCGAGTAACTCGGACAGCACGTCGGCGTAGTCGTCGAGGGCATTCTCGATCGGCGTCGCGGCGTTCTTGCCGAGATTAATTCCAATTGGGCGGGTGCTGAGCTGCGCGGCGCGGAGCGTTTCGAGACGTTGTTTGACGGCGTGCATTCCATCGCCGGGAAAGCCTAAGGCATTGACGAGCGCCGCAGCTTCGGGATAGCGCCACATCCGCGGCTTGGGATTGCCGGGTTGAGGCCGCGGCGTGACGGTTCCGATTTCGATGAAGGCGAAATTCAGCGCGCACAGTGCGGGGATGGCGCGCGCGTCTTTGTCGAAGCCGGCGGCCAGTCCGAGCGGATGCGGGAAGTTCAAGCCCATCGTGGTGACGGGCCGGGCTGCGCTTGAACCGGCCAGCGCACGCAAGAGAGCGCGGCCCGGAGCGAAATGGCCGACGCTTTCGAGTGCGGCGAGCACACGATCATGGATACGTTCGGGATCGCCGCTGAAGAGCAGGGGCCGTAGCAGTTCGTACATGATTAGAATCTCACTCCGGTGGCGAACACGACTTCGGATTCGTTGTCGAGGTTGCGTGCGTAACTGACCTCGAAGACCTGCACATAGGGAAACCTCACATGCAGAGCGGCGCCGTAGGCGAACAGGTCCGTGCGTGCGCCGTCGAGTTGTGTGTGCGCTCGTTCCGCGAACACGGCTCCGCCGATCCAGAAGGGGATATCCTGGCCATAGCGCCCGACGAGCGGGACGTCGTACGTGATTTCGCGAGTGACCGGAAAGCGCACTTCGAGTTCGCCGCTCAAGTAGTTTGCGGCTTCCGATTTGACGCTGGAATAGCCACGGAAATTATCAGCGAAGCCGAAGTAGTAGCGGGCCCACGGCGGTGTGTTGGATTGGGCCGTGCCGCCATAGCAGCGCGCGGCAATGAGCAGCGGCCGCGAGCCGTCGGTTAAAGGAGCGTAGGTTGCGAGCGTGGCGCGTGAACGCAGAAAGGTGGTGGTGCCGAACGCCGATTCGAGATCGGCGCGCGCGAACAGGCCATGGGTGGGATACCATTCGAGATTGCGCCGGTCGAGGATCGCGTAGGGAGCGAACCACAGGGCTTGATGCGTATCGCCCGTGGCGGGGCGTTCGGCGCTTTCGCTGACGTGGTCATAGCGCAGGTTCAGCCCGAGTCGCGACGGCGCTCCGCGGCGCGTTGCGACATCAATGAAAGCACGGCGCTGTTTGAGGCGGCGGTCGAAGCCGAGCACGGAAGCGTGGCGGTCGGAGAGGTCGAGCGAACGAACACCCACACTGACGGCCAGGGGCCGACGCGGCGAGAGCCAGCGGGTTTGATATTCGAGATTCACACCTGAGCGCGCGCCGAATTCGGTGAGCACGCCGAGCGCGGCGCCATGACCGCGGAAGTTGATGTCGGCGAATCCGGCGGTGAAGACGATGATGTCCATGATGCGGTCGGGTTCGCGCAGCGCATCGTTGAGTGAACCCTCCATGGGACTGGCGCCGAGAATGGGAATAAACCGAAACTGTTCAGAGACCTGCACGGTGATCACGCCTTCGTTATCGTGGTCCACGCGGACGTTGTTGAACAGTCCAAGCGAGAGCAGGCGCAAGCGCGCGGCCTCGAGATCGGCGGCGGTTACGCTGTCTTCAACATCGAATCGTAACTCACGTTCGATTACCCAAGGGCGAGTCAGCTGATTGCCGATGAGAGTGATTTCGGCGACCTGCACTTTGGCGGGAGCGGGTTGCGCGAAGAGCGGCACGGCGCAGAGTAACCAAATCAGAATGAACATTAGCGCCACTCGAATTGCAGGTAGACAGTGAACGAGCTGCTGGATGAACTGCGTTCGCGTGATTCCTGCTCCGCGGTCAGCTTCATCCAATCGAGCAGCCGGTAGTCAATGGACACTTTCTGTCCGGAGCGGGGATCTTCAATTGGCTGAAAGACGCGAATGAAGAGGCGGTCGGTGACGTATGTGCCGAGTTCGAGCTGGCCGCTGGACAGATCGTTCAGACCGCCGGGTCCGGGGCGGAATTCGAAGACATCGAGGCCGGAGGCTTTGCCGACGATGTCGGAGACCTGTCCGCTGGCCGCGTCAATGACGGATTGTTCGGCGCTGAAGCCGCCTTCGCCGGAACCTGCGAAGGGCAGGAGTTTTTGAATGGCCTCGTCGCTGGACATCGCTTGTCCGTCGCCGTATTTACCGCTGAATTCGGCGAGCGAGTGATCAGGAGTTCCGGTCAGAGCGACGGTGACTTCGTAGGATCGTTCGCGTTCAACGCCGCTGTAGATAGCGGAGATATTGAGCTCGGGACTGTCGGCGGGTCCGTCGAAGCGCACGGTGGAGTTTTCGGCGATGCGCAATTCCTGTCCGTAGAATTTGACGGTGCCTTTGCGGATGGCGATTTCGCCGTTAGCCGTGGGCTCGGCGTAATGGTTCTTTTGGATGCGCAGTTGGCCGGCGAGTTCGAGGTTCAATCCGGCGCCGCGAATCCAGAAGTTACCGGGGATGACGATGGTCAGGTCATGGGACAACGAAGAGTAGAAGGCGTCGGCATTGAAGCCTGCTTCGAGGGAATCGCCGCGCAGATCGGCGAGCACACTGTCGAGGTTAACGGTTTCAATGGTCTTCGTGGCCGATTGCGTGAGTCGGTATTGACCTTCTTCGACGGTGAGTCTACCTTCGGCCGTCAGCGAATCGAACGGTCCGGTCAGCCGGATATCGCCGTCGAGTCGGGCTTGCTGAATGCGCGAGTTAACGGCTTCAAATTTGTCGAAGGCGAGATTGAGGCTGAGTTCTTGCGGCCAAGGGACGCCGAGGCGCGCGAAGCCCGACCCGGTCATGGTGCCGCGACTGGTGGCGCGGAGCGAGTGAATGATCAGCGAATCGCGCCGCAGGTCGGCATCGAGTACGATCCACTTGTAGGCGATTCCGAAGCGAGTGTCGCGGTAGAAGCCGTCCACAAGATGCACATCGCCGCTCCAATCAGGTTGGCTGACGCTGCCGGACAGTTGGAGATCGGCGGAGAGGTAGCCATCCAGCAGCGTGCCGGGCGAGAGCCACGGGCGCAGGCGATCGAGATCGAGCGAATCCATCAGCAGTTTGCCGGCCAGCAGTTCACCGGAGGGCACGATCAGCCCCAGCTGCATTGAGAAGCGCGCGGGCAGCGCGGCGGTGGCCGTCAGCGTGGTATCGTTATACCACAGATAGGACGCGGTGGCGGTCAGGAAACCGGATTCGGTGAGGTCGGCGATCAACGTGATGCGATCGGCGAGTGGCGCATCTTCGAAGGTGAGGCTGTCGAGCAGGAGTTCGAGTCGTCCGGCGACGGCGCTATCGGGACCGGTAATCTGCACACGCAGGTTCAGATCGCCATCGGGCAAGGTCGTGCGCAAGATCGGTGCAAGTTGGCTTGTGCGCAGTCCGGAGAATTCGAGGGCGAGGTCTTGCACACCGGGATTTTCGAGATAGCCTGTCGCGCGAAGGACGCCGTAGTCCGAGCGCAGCACGAGCGCGGCAATTTCATAGTGCAGGCTGTCGAAGGTCGCTTCAATCGGATAGTCGTTGTGCCAGACCGTGTTGTAGGTCGTGAGCGCAAGCTCGTCCACAGTGAGCACGAGCGGCGTTGAGCTGTAGTCGAGCGCGCCCGCGGCCGCGATCTTAAACGTATCCTGCCTCGCGGCCAGTGCGCAGGTGAAGGCAGGCGCGGCCCACGAGCCGGCGAGGGACAGCGACAGGGGCGTGATGGTTTCGTTGAAGGCGCGCACTGAGTCGCAGAGCAAATTCAGGCGAAGCTGTTCGGCGGCGGTATCGAGCGTGTCGCAGCGGGCCGTTAGGTTGTGGGCGACAATGCCGCCGTAGGCCGCGCGTTGGCTGATCAGCGTGCCGCGCGCGCCGATAACGGGTGTGGAGTCGGTGAGCGTCACGGCAGCGACGACATCGAGTTCGGCGTCGGCGGAAATGGAATCCACTTGCGGGAGATAGGGCCTCAGCAGATCGCGAAAGTCAGCGACTTGGGGAATGCTCGCGGTGAATTCAGTGGTGATAGACTCAGTGTAGTCGCCGCGCGCGAAGAGCAAGGCGGAGGCGGAACCGAGGCGGAGGCGCGTGGAGTCGAGTTTGAAGTGTGTACCCTCGATGCGCGCGTGGAAGGCAAGGCTATCAAGATCGTAACGGCCCAGCGTCACAGGTCCGAGCACGAGTGTGGCGTCAACGATCTGTTCGGCGCCGGGTTCGCGGTATAGTTCAAACTCCGTTTGACCGGAGAGAGGCGAC harbors:
- a CDS encoding translocation/assembly module TamB, which encodes MRRWLSRIFLWPVALVGALLASGFFLIQQEPVQQYLAQRALKIVNRQIAGTVSVDYITLKLHGALVARNLVIKDDAGAVVLTTDRARVWLAPWDLVLGRVHVLKADLEHIRGRIVVDSSGSNLQRAFATLPSPEPDTTTRPLWIRLDRLTLGVDSLAVRLGDAFSTTFTNHTLTGDAALTDSIITYDCNIAQAGNFSFASNAVVRPYSDTLWAGAAVFNGTSAYVAGQWAPAFPALGSLTLDLHGHVQRRDLTAIFAASAEHVGQLKGDVEIENYADSARVSLGVSFTNLVLSYWLGDSVAHAFNGRAALTKSPSSAWSHDWRGRIELDSAFYGAVEIAADVEAELYENAAALAGEIRTNSGAFNVRLRSDGLNPDSLYLYGRATLAAADLHAFVPQVPDSLSPLSGQTEFELYREPGAEQIVDATLVLGPVTLGRYDLDSLAFHARIEGTHFKLDSTRLRLGSASALLFARGDYTESITTEFTASIPQVADFRDLLRPYLPQVDSISADAELDVVAAVTLTDSTPVIGARGTLISQRAAYGGIVAHNLTARCDTLDTAAEQLRLNLLCDSVRAFNETITPLSLSLAGSWAAPAFTCALAARQDTFKIAAAGALDYSSTPLVLTVDELALTTYNTVWHNDYPIEATFDSLHYEIAALVLRSDYGVLRATGYLENPGVQDLALEFSGLRTSQLAPILRTTLPDGDLNLRVQITGPDSAVAGRLELLLDSLTFEDAPLADRITLIADLTESGFLTATASYLWYNDTTLTATAALPARFSMQLGLIVPSGELLAGKLLMDSLDLDRLRPWLSPGTLLDGYLSADLQLSGSVSQPDWSGDVHLVDGFYRDTRFGIAYKWIVLDADLRRDSLIIHSLRATSRGTMTGSGFARLGVPWPQELSLNLAFDKFEAVNSRIQQARLDGDIRLTGPFDSLTAEGRLTVEEGQYRLTQSATKTIETVNLDSVLADLRGDSLEAGFNADAFYSSLSHDLTIVIPGNFWIRGAGLNLELAGQLRIQKNHYAEPTANGEIAIRKGTVKFYGQELRIAENSTVRFDGPADSPELNISAIYSGVERERSYEVTVALTGTPDHSLAEFSGKYGDGQAMSSDEAIQKLLPFAGSGEGGFSAEQSVIDAASGQVSDIVGKASGLDVFEFRPGPGGLNDLSSGQLELGTYVTDRLFIRVFQPIEDPRSGQKVSIDYRLLDWMKLTAEQESRERSSSSSSFTVYLQFEWR